One Nycticebus coucang isolate mNycCou1 chromosome 7, mNycCou1.pri, whole genome shotgun sequence genomic window, tattaaagggtcacagcatgaggaaggttgagaaccactgttctagagcatAGAACtatgagagaaagaaatatttaatatggaAGAATGGTTTGCTATTGAAATCCATGGGCAGGATTTGGGGATGGGAACATCCTCCCTTGCACCCTTTGGATTGCCCAGATGGGTAACCAGCCACTCAGCTCCGGATGGCTTCTCAGCACCTGCATCTGACTCCTGCTTCCCTCCACAGCCTCCCTTGTCCACGCTCTcgccctcctccccaccaccctCTACACAGGGCTTGCAGTCGTGGCACACACCCTGCTCTTTCTCACTTAATGCCTTTGCATATGCCATTGTCTTTGTTTAGAATGCCCAGCTCCCATCCAGATATTATCTAGTGTACCTTGAAGATTCAGCTTAGCTCACCTTTTCTGAACCTGCCATCGCCTCTCCCCCAGTTCTCCTTCACTGTGTGACTCTGGGACGGGCTGGAGCAGTGGGGTCCACATTGCAGCCTGTGCACACAGTGCCCTCTGAAGTGTCCTGTACAGGCTCCAGGACGTGCCTGGTCCTCTCATACTCTGTCCACAGTCCAGCCTCCCTGCATTCTCCAAATAGCCCGGCAAGGAAAATTTTTATTCCCctgttttttgttgtcattgttttgttattattgttgttgtttgtttgttttgagagacagatctcactctgttgccaagacACCAATGtcatggagtcagcctagctcactgcaacctcaaatttctgacctcaagcaattctcctgcctcagcctcccaagtagatgggactacaggttcccgccacaccacccaactaatttttttctatttttagtagagaaagagtctctctcttgctcaggctgctctcaaactcctgagctaaagtaatcctcccacctcggcctcccaagaatgctaggattacaggcatgagctattacACTCTACCACTCTGTTTTAATCATGTACTTGAAATCTTTCCTCCTAGACTAGGAGTTTCTTAAGGCAGGAATATAggttctatttctgtttttccaataCTTCACACACaacaggcactcaataaatatttgattaaccGGCTGATTGATGAGTAAGTCTGTCaacaaatgattgaataaattcAAGAGTTGAATGGAGGTATAACTATAGAGGTAGAGGGTAATAACTTGGGAAATCAACACTGtagggcagtgattctcaaccttcctaatgccacaatgtattttcgttgttaaaaaggggtcacgagccacaggttgagaaccactgctgtagggacagcaaaggaataataaaaagaagatcaAAATGTATATACCGTGGAGAAATCCTCCATTAATAGCCTGACAACTGGCTTCCAAATACTACCTGGCAGAAGCCTCTTCCAGGTGAGTCTTTTTGGGAAGCCCCTGACATCTTAGCAATAGGTAACTCAGAATTAGGTAGGAAAATACATGAGGGGACGAAGGCATTATGATGATAAAGGTAGGCTTATAAAAATCAGATACACAGGCTCGGACAACAGCAGTACCATACAGGGACTCACTTACAGCCTCTTGGAATTGAAATGGAGTCCATGTCTCTATAGCCCAAATCAAGAAGCCCTTTTCTTTAGTCCTGGTTTCTCTCACTTCCTTTTGCTTAACCGTTTAAAGTTTCAAGGCCTCCTGCACATCACATCCTTCTTTCTATCGGCTTTGCTGCAACTTAGAGCAGAAATTTCCCCCAAGGAAGCCAAGGATACCAGAACCTATATTTAGAGAAAGTACTTAGTATGGGTTGGAAGCAGGCCTGACTATGTCTAGAGTCATGCTGCCGGAACCCGTGCTAATGTCCATTTCATTAGAATCATAACCACACTGAGTCATTGCTGGTCTTGTCGGGATCGTGTATTTACAGTCCACTCCTGGAGTAGACAAGAGGATTGTATATTGTCTCTGCTGTTGCCCATcatgtctttttatttcattatgacTATTGTGCTTAGAAGCATGATTTTCAATCTATATCCCCagttaaattatttcaaaacagtcTGTACCTTTAACCACATGGCTTTCTTTGAAGCAGACTTTGTTAAAATTAATATCCATTCTCTTCCATCTCTGCTTTCCAGGAGGACCACACTCTGCTCtaatgagaaaggaagaaacaattttttacaTGAAAGGATTTTGTAACCTGGCATATGGTTTTAACTGGCAtgaagtaacaaaaaaaaaaaaagagagagagagacaaagaaagaaaatgaaaaaactctCTAGAAAGGATCAGAAGTTCTAGAAAGGATTAGAGTTCCAAAGAACAACTTTGACATTTGAATACCAATTAGTTTTTTTGTCACCTTTTTGGCTTTGTGGCCCCCAAGCTCAATTTTCTCTCTTACTATGTCCATGTTACATTTATAGGTAAATGTaactaagtttaaaaaataaatttagggcagcacctgtggctcaaaggggtagggcgccggccccatacgacggaggtagtgggtttaaacccagtcctggccaaaaactgcaaaaaaaaaaaaaaatttttaagagaccAGTTTAATTTCATCAAAGGAACATATGAGTGAATTGTTGAAAACCATATAAATGAGGATCAACTCCAAAATAAATGCTGCCTGCTCTCTGCAAGGACACCTGGGTGACAGTTTCCAGGCATGAAGGGTCAGGATAGTCTCAGCGTATCATGGAAAATTGAGAATTAGGAGCTAAGAGTAAAATAAAGTAAAGAGAAAGTGAGGAACACTTTTAAGGCTGAGCCCAGAAAAACCGTGTGTTAGCAGAGATTTCCCAGTGGTGAtcaacaaatattcaaatatagaGTTAGAGAAAGCAAGGAGGTGACGAACTTATTCCTTCATCAGAATCAAGCAAACAAAAGACTCAGACatggaaaaatgcaaaagaaatatgAGGCCACGTGTGAGACTTTCTTGCTTGTAAGAAGACTTTAGGGCCAGAAAGGATTTAACTGCAAAGAAGGCCTCTTATGACGAGGGGgaaactttgtaaaaaaaaaaaaatcactaatgttCAGTTTACTTCATATTCACCTAGAATTTATAATCTATATATTTGTTAATTGGGTATGAATATACACAAACTTCTATCACATTGAGGAAAAGTCGGGAAGTTTTCAGTACTGATGGAAATAAATGATCACGCTTATCTTAGTCATCGTGGGTAATTCTTATACCCTTGTTATGTTTGTTTGAGGATGTAAAATGATTAAGTGAATCTGACAATAGTACTTTATTGATTTTGCAGAGTTACAAGGGAAAATTTCCGAGGCATAGAATACTCCATCCTGTTTGGAAGACAGTAGACCACGTGCCAAGCTGCCCGAGTGCCGCTGAGGCCCCTGGACAGTCGCCCACTCACACTTCTCTCCCAAATGTTAAGATTTATTAGTAATATGCTGCCTTCGGAAGATGAAAAGAAACTAGTGCCAAGAAGGTGTATTCTCCGGTATTTGGAATAGACGCGCTCTTAGGACAATGGCTTCAAAGGTCTCCTGTTTATACGTTTTGACAGTTGTGTGCTGGGCCAGCGCTCTCTGGTACTTGAGTATAACTCGTCCCACTTCTTCCTACACGGGCTCCAAGCCATTCAGCCACCTAACAGTTGCCAGGAAAAACTTTACCTTTGGCAACATAAGAACTCGACCTATAAACCCACATTCTTTTGAATTTCTTATAAATGAGCCCAACAAATGTGAGAAAAACATTCCTTTCCTCGTTATCCTCATCAGTACCACCCATAAGGAATTTGATGCCCGCCAGGCAATCCGAGAGACCTGGGGAGATGAGAACAACTTTAAGGGGATCAAGATAGCGACTCTCTTCCTCCTGGGCAAGAACGCTGACCCTGTCCTGAACCAGATGGTGGAGCAAGAGAGCCAGATCTTCCACGACATCATCGTGGAGGATTTCATCGACTCCTACCACAACCTTACCCTCAAAACACTCATGGGGATGAGATGGGTGGCCACTTTTTGTTCAAAAGCCAAGTATGTCATGAAAACAGACAGTGACATTTTTGTAAACATGGACAaccttatttataaattactgaAACCCTCTACCAAGCCACGAAGAAGATACTTTACTGGCTATGTCATCAATGGAGGGCCAATTCGGGACGTCCGCAGTAAGTGGTATATGCCCCGGGATTTGTACCCTGATAGTAACTACCCGCCGTTCTGTTCGGGGACTGGCTATATCTTTTCGGCAGATGTGGCTGAACTCATTTACAAAACCTCACTCCACACAAGGCTGCTTCACCTTGAAGACGTATATGTGGGACTGTGTCTTCGAAAGTTGGGCATCCATCCTTTCCAGAACAGTGGATTCAATCATTGGAAAATGGCCTACAGTTTGTGTCGGTATCGGCGTGTTATCACCGTACATCAGATCTCTCCAGAAGAAATGCACAGGATCTGGAATGACATGTCTAGCAAGAAACATCTCAGATGTTAGGATTTTTACCGATGTAAATAcgtttcctttctccttcttttcttttttttttttttaattaagacatgGGGGCCTAAGACGTTGGTATTTTATAGGTGTCACTAGGGGAAATGAACTGATAAAGGGGTTTTATAAAGTTTTTGCTTCCCGCTCCTAGTTCCTTTCTTGGATTACCAATTTACAAATGTTGGGCTCTGGTCATAGAAACAATAAATGAGTTAGAAGGGCCAGATCTCATTCTCAGGTCCCAACGCATTGCCATTTATCTCACAAAGTGACTGCCAAACAACTCCTAAGATTTATGTACTGTGCATCTGAGATAGAAATTTGGTTTATGGCAAGCTGAAACTCAGTAATGTCTTCATATCATCTCGACGAaactgaataaataagtaaataactcTTTTTCTAAAACAATTCAGAAATGCTGCACAGTCAGGAAGACACACTAGATGTGATTATTAGTATTGTGTATGTTATTACATCGAATTTTCACAAATATCGCCATGTAATGTGTACAGTATTCGCAGTTCCACCAAGAAATGAACTTAGTGCTGGCAGGGAGGCTGCAGGTAAACAGATGGGGATTTAAACCTGAGAATCAAATATTCTGTAGGTTTAGAAGTCAACTCTGCTTGCTCATCCAAGGATTAAACCTGGTCAGCAGGTGGaatgtatataaaaatgctacttaAAGTAAACAAGagaattcttccttttctctcccccacccctttttgCTCTTTCAGAACACACATTACATGGTGCCTTCCAGGAGCCTTTGCCAAATGTAATCTCACCTGCTTCCTTTTCTACATATGCACATTTCACAGTTCCTGGATCTGGCAGGCACGTGTctccaaatatagaaaataagTTGATAGGAGGCCAGAGAACACTCAATCACATTGAGAAAACACAAACTTAGGTATGAATTATGATTAACATAAGCTTAGCAATAGTATAAGATGCCCTCCCACAAATTTGCAAGGCACATGAGAAAATCTGTAAGGGTTACCAATACTATTAAAAGATTCGGCCCTACCATTGACAGATGTAATACTCTCTAGCATCTGAAAACATCCAAGTAGCTTCAGCAGCAAATGTTATGAGGGACTCTGGGGTCTCTATGATCCAAATTCGTGGGAAGGAAGGGTGGGGAAGCCTAGGTCCAAGTCCTGTTGATGCCGCTGTACTTTTGGGCCATCTGAACAGGCATCTTAACCTTGCTGTGCTTCAATATGCTTGATTATAAaatggctattaaaaaaaaaaaaaaacacctaccTCACAGGTGCTGTGAGAGCAAATCGCATATGCTAAATATTTTGAGTCCTTAGCTTAAAAGGTGCTATGTAATGCAGTGCAACAGGCTTTATGCTAAATGCTACAATAATTACATAATCACAATGGTCATCAGTAGTAGTAACATCATCTTAGTACGACATCTGCCAAAATAAAGATCAACTACAAACTATCAGTGCACCTAATTCTTCTAAGACTTGGGCTTTTCCTTCGCTATAGTTAAGGTGTTTGGGAAAGCTTCGATTTCTCCTCCACCTCCTGTGGTTTCAATGAATAAGTTACCCATTCGGTGTGCTGCCTTGATATCCCAAGGTGCTGAAAGTAAAGGCGGCTGCCTTTCCTTGGGAGGGAACCTCTGGCTAGGGGTATATCACAGTAAGTGAACTATATGCTTTGCGAAATGCGTTGCAAAAACTTAGATCTCAGGAAACATTTGATCTCAATTCTCTAAGAACTTTAAGGACAGTTAGAACTAGTCTACCTTTATCAGGAAAAGAATAGGCACTCGCAAACCCACACATTGTTCACCTTCTACCATTCTTTATAACTCCTGTTGTTCTCAAAGAAAACCCCATAGCTGAAAGAGTGTACTTCTTAAATTATTTACTTATCCATTTTTTTAACCTGATCCCTTGAAGCCCCCCTAGAAGTTGATAGCAAACAGACGAAATGAACAGATGCGAGTAGTAGCCTATTTCTTGAAAACACTGGATCTTTTATCCTCAGCCCCAAGGAATCCAATATGAGACAAGTTTCCCTAAATACATCTCATCTCACAGCTAGCAGGACTACTGATTTTGATTCCAAAACAGCATGAGGTCGCCTGGGGAAAGATGGGTTGGCACGAGGTGTGCTGTCCTCCAACCCCGCAGCCCCAGCAGCTGTGAGTCGCAGTCACTGGAAGGTCTCAGGAGTTCACTCTTGGTTAACCTCCCAGCCGTGCAGCTGAACCAAGCCTCTGTCTCATAACTCCTGCCTTGCGTCTACCCCGTGCTCGGTCAAGCTGCCTTTGGTGTCAAGGAATTGCACACGATAAACATTGCATATGCACATGTATGATATGTTTTTATATGTGCATAAACATTATGAATAGAGCCTGAATAGAGCTCCAGGctttaaaaggaacaaaaatcagAGGGTCATCTGTCTTAAAGAACTATTTCCTAACTTCTTCTGGTAGGTAGTGCCCATGTGACGAACATGTAAATACTCATCAAAGACaacatgtacatattttaaagacatttttttcttctccccaacTGTACGTATAGCTAGAACCTGCTTGCTATGGAACCTTTTCTTCTGCATGGAGCTTGGTGAAGCAAGGCCATTTGTCCAGTGTTTCAATAGCCTTAAGCATGTTTGCCCTTTGTTTCACTTGAATgttcaaaaaatgtttaagtgATCGAGAGAAAGCTCTTTCtccttttgttaattttatgaCATGACACTGGCCAAATTATTTGTAAGCCACCCTTACCATTTCCCTGACATAAAATGAAGTTTCAGACAGTGTTCTACCAAGAGCCATTTAGACGATTTTTACAAAAACTTTATCTTACCACCTATTTGTTCATTATGAACTGGATAACAATAAGTATCAGTAATCAGTGTCTATGttcttaaagtttctttttaaaatttatttcttggaaaaaaaagttttacctTTGGTGGCTTGTTTGTGTGGCAATGTCTTCTTACATTGGAGCAAATGTCACTTTCAATGTGTAATACTGTACTgttaaataaccagaatcaaaAAATGAAGATCATTTTGATTTGGATTAAATTCAGAAGAACAAACCCCTTCGAGTGATATGCTATGGAGAAAATAAACTCTTTACAGAGAAGCCAAGGAAGGAGTTTTTCAATCAACTCTCTTCTATCAAAGGACAGTGGACTATTTACCTAAAGTATCCGGgattcattttttatctttcctaATATGTGGGTTTAGTGGGGGAATTGATTATGTCATTTCTTCTGTAAAGGCGAAGATAGTTTTTATAAGCAACAAAGTAACTTGTGAATGAAAGAAGTAATTTAGAAATGCTTGTTGATAATTGACATTTAGGTATAACATTATATATGAAtgattgtatttatgtattttgtcaAAATTGTACATACTGTTTCGCCAAATGTAATTGTCTGTAAAAGTGCACTCTCCAGGTTTGTAGTACTATTTAGGGTTACATGGGTTGCCAGTCAAGCTGCTAATCAGAAAACTATTTTTTGTATCAatgttataaaactaaaaatggaaaaacagatgcTGAAGATGTTATTACATTCAGTTCTTCACCTTCCTCTTAAAATGTAAACTGTTGATCAAAAGCACGATACTAATGTACAGGCCCGTCTGTCACGAGGAAGACTATGGTTCCATAATGCTGAGGTTTTTAAACCACTGGGACAAATAAACAGAAGGAGAacatatttttccctttggttcTTTTCTGAAACAATTTCTTTGGTGAGACATGATTCTTAAAACTAGCTGATGCCCTGCGGTTCATCATTAACTTTCTCTACAACATCAATAATAGGGAAAAAGCCAAGTGCATCTTTACAGTCAACTTGGAAAAGATTTAATCCAGTGAAAAGGCCAGGGGATACTCCTGGATTTAGGAAAATAGGTATCTTACTTGTCCCTTAGTGGCCTCAGGGAAGTGTTTTTACTAGATTCTGTATTAAATTCTATAGGTTGAACATGCCAACAAATTCCAACCCAAGAGAGCATTATATCGATAAGGTGCTTGGGGAATTAGGACATGTTAAATCTAAGGCCAAAATGTCATTCTTATGTTTTACCCACTTATACTCTTTGGAATATTGCATACTACTTTAAAAGTTTAATGGGATTGAGAAAGATCTAGTCAAACATTCTTTACAGTAGACAGGCTGATTGCTGTAGGCAAGAGAGTAAGAGCTATTTAAGAGACAAAAGTTCTTTTCATTATCAGTCTTGTAACTAAACAGGTCCTCACTTTTCAAGGTGAAGTTAACTTTGAATTCATTCTCCCTATGTCTTGGAGTCCAAAAAGGTGAAGTCTGTCAGGTGAGCTTAACTAtgagtaaataataaaaacataaaaggcaCAGATGTGTATCCCATGTAACTTTTTCAAAGGACCAACATCAAGAGTCATAGGCTAAAATATGGTCCCCAGAGCAAGAACGCCAAACTCATCTGGCGAGTTGAGCTCCACCAGAAACTGGAGGCTGTGGCTCAGCAAGCTATTTTAACAAGCCCTCTAGTGATTCTGATGCCCGCTGAAGTTGAGGTGCTGATCCAGAGCGGAGACTGGCTATATACAGTCCGTGAAGCACATCCGCCCTGCTGCCCACAGCTCCGAGTAGCTTCCCAGGGAACATTGACAGTAACCCTGAGCCCTAACTAAGGGAAATGCTGTCCAGTGGTAAAAATGCCATTCCTCTTCTTAGATGTGTCTTACAAACAGATATTGTACtcaattattatattttgaattcCATCCATACAGCAACCATGgaaatttgctttctctctcGTTGTTTATCTATTATCATATATCTTCAATGTTGCTTCTTggccttaaaatatttattatatggtCCTTAACAGGAAAAGTTTGCCAAAACCCTCTCACCTAGAGAAACAGGAAACTCTGAAGAAGGTGCTACATGCAAAATCCTTCCAGGGATGAATGAGGAATCACATCTATGAAGCACACGGATGGAATTATCTCTTCCCGTAGCCAGGGAAATGGCAATGCCGTCAAGATAATGACTTGCATTAAAAACCGACAgctgcatatattttttaaaatatttcctttttctctctcagagcgatttttaaaaattataaaagcttgATTTTAATTGTAACAATTATCCACAGCTTAATTAATATATTGCTTAAAGATGTGTGGGTATTAGAACTAAAAGGGTGGGTTTGATATAGCTTGATTATCATAATTACAAGcattctattttctcatttacttaattgatTGTCATAGATTTCCAGATGAATTCACACTGCTGGAAGAGAATTGAATACATTTCtaagagggaaaacaaaaagaaagaaagaaagaaaacagaaatggggCTATTTAGAAGAGCAATGTGTCCCAAAATATCAAGTCTATGTAAGCATGAAAAATTGCCCTCGATAATATCTGTTTCCCTCATTGCTGGTTACTATGGgcatttttatgaaatgaaaaagaaatgaatgaaaaaagtaTTATTGATTCAACCACAGCTCTCTAGAAGCCAGGGGTACCCAGCATTCaagaaaaattttccatttaGTTTTCCTTACAGAAGCTATTAGTTTGGTACATTATGTCAACTACGTGGTATGCCTCCTGCAATGACCTCCACTGGTGGGCACATGGCATGAGAGgttatttattctctctctcactttgACTTCCAAGTGTTTGCTCAGCAGTGCCTGCCTGGACACGGTGGGCTGGCCAGTAATGCGTGGATTTGCGAGGATGACCTCGGGCAGGAGGTGAAGAGAAAGCAAGCATCCGAGTGTTTCTCCCACAGCAAAGGCTTAAATTCTCAATGTTGATGCTTAATCCTAACAAC contains:
- the B3GALT1 gene encoding beta-1,3-galactosyltransferase 1 — its product is MASKVSCLYVLTVVCWASALWYLSITRPTSSYTGSKPFSHLTVARKNFTFGNIRTRPINPHSFEFLINEPNKCEKNIPFLVILISTTHKEFDARQAIRETWGDENNFKGIKIATLFLLGKNADPVLNQMVEQESQIFHDIIVEDFIDSYHNLTLKTLMGMRWVATFCSKAKYVMKTDSDIFVNMDNLIYKLLKPSTKPRRRYFTGYVINGGPIRDVRSKWYMPRDLYPDSNYPPFCSGTGYIFSADVAELIYKTSLHTRLLHLEDVYVGLCLRKLGIHPFQNSGFNHWKMAYSLCRYRRVITVHQISPEEMHRIWNDMSSKKHLRC